Proteins found in one Amphiura filiformis chromosome 14, Afil_fr2py, whole genome shotgun sequence genomic segment:
- the LOC140169139 gene encoding kappa-type opioid receptor-like yields MESKSNSSFDALCKEGSFRNESTLSDEEVIEKYFYSTADRHIITVFFPILLTFGLLGNLAFLAVVAKIPSMRTLTNSYLANLAICDTVFIITMTYDILGSYIQHAPLYMTSHKSDLGCIMTNSIIYVTLFTSVCLLLIMTTERYLGICRPLQHHLVVSKERTVKLIIMCWVFGILYSGLVVPRWGKVVKVCVLWPNSDRFADMTSKLSLSCTTLHPIFPAFSDIVQAIPFVVTLIFNTTMFSRIIKKLHKSIFGSTMKSRNQVARLLIATNVVFFLCLTPYFFIRVNAAVLYLSDYRVGIKIADTRRRTLLWFVRGLIVANATTNPLIYSVTNPRYRQAFLQLFSRSYASTGQRRSSSRSTQQTSNM; encoded by the coding sequence ATGGAATCAAAGAGTAATTCATCCTTCGATGCTCTATGCAAGGAAGGAAGCTTCAGGAATGAGAGTACCCTCTCCGATGAAGAGGTCATTGAGAAGTATTTCTATTCCACTGCGGACCGTCACATAATTACTGTGTTTTTCCCCATCCTGTTGACGTTCGGACTGCTCGGTAATCTAGCCTTTTTAGCTGTGGTAGCTAAGATACCTTCTATGCGTACATTGACCAACTCGTATCTTGCTAATTTAGCAATATGTGATACGGTCTTCATAATCACAATGACATATGACATTCTTGGATCTTACATACAACATGCACCATTATATATGACGTCACACAAATCCGATTTGGGTTGCATCATGACCAATTCAATCATCTATGTCACGCTCTTTACATCGGTTTGTTTACTTCTCATCATGACCACAGAAAGATACCTAGGAATCTGCAGACCTCTTCAACACCATCTCGTCGTTTCTAAAGAACGCACCGTAAAACTGATCATTATGTGCTGGGTATTTGGTATCCTCTACTCTGGACTAGTTGTACCTAGATGGGGCAAGGTGGTAAAGGTATGCGTCTTGTGGCCAAATAGCGATCGTTTTGCGGATATGACCTCTAAGTTAAGTCTAAGCTGCACCACTCTTCATCCCATCTTCCCTGCTTTCTCTGACATAGTTCAGGCCATCCCGTTTGTTGTTACATTAATCTTCAATACCACAATGTTCAGTCGAATTATTAAGAAGTTACACAAAAGTATCTTCGGCTCAACTATGAAATCGCGTAATCAAGTCGCAAGGCTGCTTATAGCCACGAACGTAGTATTTTTCCTGTGTTTGACTCCGTATTTCTTCATCCGAGTTAATGCTGCTGTATTGTATCTCAGCGACTATCGAGTTGGAATTAAAATTGCAGACACTCGGCGACGGACCTTGCTGTGGTTTGTCCGTGGTTTGATAGTAGCAAATGCGACTACCAATCCGCTCATATATAGCGTGACCAATCCTAGATATCGTCAGGCATTCCTGCAGTTATTTAGCAGGAGCTATGCGTCTACAGGACAGAGGAGAAGTAGCAGTAGGTCTACACAACAGACATCCAACATGTAG